The Sulfurovum sp. TSL1 genomic sequence TTGTAAATATCTTCACGTTGGGCTACTTTGCTCATCAAGGTATGATATAAAATGAGTGTCTCACCCATAGCAATATGTACAGGATCCAAATGCAGTTTCTCTGCAAACACTTTAAAGAGAGATGCCCCTACAGCATGATGGTCGCGCTCCCGTCCTTTCCCTGCATCATGTAAGAAGGTGACAATTTTGAGCATAACCTGTTCTTCCGTACTGAGCGCTTCAAAAAGTTTTTTGATAAAGGGATCCTCTATATGTTCCAAGTGGTACATACATCGTATCGAGTGTATGTCAACCGCAAATTGATGGTATCCGTCAAATTGGGGAAGATCAATGGCTTTTTTAATAGGCGGAATGGTATATCCCAGGAGTCTTGCATAAGAGAGCACCTTGAGTATGGAGTGACTGTATGGCTGATGGAAGATACTCTTGATGGTTTGATAGAGTGCTTCATCAGGACGTTCAGGCTTTTCTGAACTGATTAACTTTTGTATGAAAGTTGGGTGGGCATAAAAAGGTTTTTTTGCATGTGCAGAGAGCTGTTGAAGCAGTGCTTTAAAGTTCTGCTTCCCTTTTTTCGGATACAGATAGTTTTTTTCAGGATTGTCAGTCACGTAGTCCTGGGTTAAAATATTGAGCCAGATCATACTGTAAAGTCTGATGATCTTTAAACTTTCAGTCACTTTTCTAGCACATTTCATTTGACCTTTTAACCCCTTCTTATACCCAAGTAAACCAGCTATTTCCGGGATAAGCTCAAGGCGTAACTGGTCTTCTTTTTTGTGTGAGACCAAGTGCAAAGCAGAACGTACACGGAAGAGAAATTCCAAGGCGACCCGGAAGTTACGATACTCTTTTTCCTCTACCACACTCTCAGGAAGATTTTTGATATTATCCACATTATAGAGTATCTTCCCTATCCAGAAAACAAGGTTGGCATCACGAAAACCGCCTGACCCATCTTTAAGGTTTGGCTCCATAGTCAGGGGGAATCTACGGTGTTGCAGCTCTCGTTCTTCCAGTTTAAGCTGTATGAATGTTTTGATATTGTCATGGCGAATTTGAGTGATCGCATTTTGTGTCTCTGTCCAAATGAAAATGGAACCTTCGATCATACGGGATTCGATCAATGCTGTTTTGATCGTGATATCGGTTTTAGATACTTCATAGAGTTCATCAATCGTGTGTACCCTGTGCCCCAGTTTCAGACCTGTATCCCAAAGAATATAGAGTATTTTTTGAATGATCTCTTTGACGTTGTACGCAGGAATATCCTTATAGACCAGCATGAGGTCTATATCGGAATGTACACAGAGTTGTTCTCTTCCGTAACTTCCCAGTGCGACAAGGCCCAGGGGAATGGAGTTTTTCATAGGAAGATAATCCCCGAACATATCCCTGGTAGCGACCTTGTAGATCATCTTTAAGATACTGTCTATTTTTTTCGTATGTTTCACAAGAAAATCTTTACCCCCGGAAGTTGCAAAAGTCTCTTCCAGCGTATCAAAATAGATTTTTATATCCTTTTTAAGCACTTTGGCGATCTCGAAATCCGCTGCTTTGTTATAAAGTAATTCTTCTATTTGGGTTTCCAGGGTATTCAATTATTCTCTCCCATAATGTTATATTGGTATAATACCCAAAAATAATTATGGATGTTCTCAGAATGGATTTGATACAAAAAGTACGCAACAAAGAGAGACTCACCCAAGAAGAGGGTGAAGCACTCTATGACTTGGATCTCTATACGCTTGGTGAACTCGCGGATGAAATTCGTAGAGAGAAATACGGCAACAAAAGCTACTTTAATATAAACCGGCATATCAACCCTACCAATGTCTGTGCAGATATCTGTAAATTCTGTGCGTACTCTGCAAGCAGAAAAAATCCCAACCAATATACTATGACACATGAACAGATCCTGGATATTGTAAAAAATTCTGTTCAAAACGGGGCAAAAGAGATGCATATCGTCTCTGCACATAATCCCAATGACGGTGTAGAGTGGTATATGGGTGCATTCAGAAAGATCAAAGAGGCATTCCCGGAGTTGCATGTGAAGGCCATGACAGCAGCAGAGGTGGATTTTCTGACAAGAGAGTATGGATACAGCTACGATGAAGTGTTGGATATGATGATCGAAAACGGTGTAGACTCTATGCCTGGCGGCGGGGCTGAGATCTTTGATGAAGAGGTGCGTGAGTACCTGTGTAAAGGCAAAGTGACTTCAGACCAGTGGATAGAGATACACCAAAAATGGCATGAGAGAGGAAGAGAAAGCAATGCGACTATGCTTTTTGGACATGTGGAGACACGTGCACACCGTATAGACCACATGATAAGACTACGTGACCTGCAAGACAAGACAGGCGGATTTAATGCCTTTATCCCTTTAGTCTACCAACGAGACAACAACTTCCTCAAAGTGACAGATTTCCCGACAGGGCAGGAGATACTCAAAACCTATGCCATCAGCCGTATTATGCTGGATAATATTCCTCATATCAAAGCATACTGGGTCACAGCATCGGTCAATCTTGCACTGATCGCCCAGGAGTTCGGTTGTGATGATCTGGATGGTACGATAGAAAAAGAGTCCATTCAATCTGCAGCAGGTGCACAGAGCAGTCATGGGATGGATCTGAATGATTTTGTAGCGTTGATCAAAAACTCCGGTTTCCAACCCATAGAGCGTGACAGTCTTTATCATGAACTGAAAGCCTATTAGTATGGAGAAGCGCTATTACCCTTATGAGGATTTTGTGGCTGATACAAGATCTTTGGCTGAAAAGATCGACTGGAAGTTTGACACGATCATCCCGATCGCCAGAGGAGGACTCTCTTTGGGGCACCTGCTTGGCGAATATTATGATATCCGAGAAGTCTACAGTATCAATACGATCGGGTATGAAGATACCGTCAAATTAGACCAAGTGAAAGTGTTGAATCTCCCGGAATTATCAGGCGCTAAGAATGTACTTATCGTGGATGATATCGTAGACAGTGGTGACACATTGATAGAAGTGTTGAAGGTCCTGCATCAAGCGTATCCGGATGTGAACTTTAAAACAGCTTCACTTTTTTATAAGAAAAGTGCTAAAATAGCTCCAGACTGGTCTGTACAAGAAGCAGACAGATGGATCGAGTTTTTTTGGTCTGTCGATTTAAATAGGAAAAAATAAATGGTATTAATGATAGATAACTATGACAGCTTTACTTACAATGTCGTACAGTATTGTAGAGAGCTTGGGGCAGACCTGAAGGTCATACGTAATGATGAGATGACGATAGACGAGATCAAAGCATTACATCCCGATAAGATCATCCTTTCACCAGGACCTTCCACCCCTGATGATGCAGGTGTTACACTGGATGTGATCAGAGAATTTGCAGATACCACGCCTATTTTTGGTATCTGTTTAGGTCATCAAAGTATTGCACAGGCATTTGGCGGAGATGTGATCAGAGCAAAAAATATGATGCATGGTAAAACGTCCCAAATCGTTGTAGATGAGGATACCCCTATTTTTAAAGATCTGCCGCATGAATTCAGGGCCACACGTTATCACTCTTTAACCGTTAAAAAAGAGACTCTGCCTGATAGGGTCATCGCAACGTCACACAGTAAAGATGATGGTGAGATCATGTCATTACAGATCAAAGACAGACCTATTTATGGTGTACAGTTCCATCCTGAGTCTATTATGAGTGAATATGGGCATGAAATGTTAGATAATTTTCTGAAACTCTAAGATCCCAGAATGAAAAAACAGCATTTCTTTTTAGCATTCTTTTTTTATGCTATCGCTGTTTTTTACCTTGCAACCACCACACCTATCAGTCCGCACGAGGCCAAGATACTCTATACTTCAGATGACATTGTAGGGCATTTGATGAGGTGGGGAGAGAATCTTGATGCAGGATTTTTAGGCTTAAGGGCTTTTTTTCTTTTTTTTGGATTTCTCACTATCGGGCTTTTTTATGCACTGAGCCGACACTATTTTCAAAAAAGTAAAGATGTCTATCTTTCGACATTGATCTTTATGCTGCTACCCGGTATCCTCACCGCAACCACTTTGGCGAATGTCGCTATCATTGTATTGCCGCTTGTGTTACTTTTTGTATTACTTTATGAAAGGGGCCATTATCTGTTACTCCCCCCGATCATGCTTGCACTCTTTTTCATTCATGAAGCTTCTATTATTTTCTTTGTGGCCGTATTATTTTATGCAGTGATGCACAAAGAAAAACAATTGGCTATTTTTTCGCTCAGCTTTCTCTTGGCCTTTATCTACCTGGCAAAAGGTATTGAGGTAGGTGGAAGACCCTCAGGACACTTTGTAGAGATATTCGGATTGTATGCTACGGTTTTTTCACCTTTACTGTTTCTCTATTTTTTCTTTGCCATGTACAGGATTTTGCTGAGAGGAGAAAAAACACTTATTTGGTACATCTCTTTTACTGCACTGGCTTTTTCTTTACTTCTGTCCATCAGACAGCGTGTCTATATCACTGATTTCGCTCCTTATGTGATGATCGCCATTGTACTGATGTTAGATGTTTTTAATCATGCAATAGGCGTACGTTTACCGGAGTTTCAGAAACGCTATAAACAAGGCTTTATCGTGGTGATGTCATTCCTTCTCTTCAGTGTGATTCTCATAGTAGGACATAAGGCACTCTATTTGATTTTGAAAGATTCTAAACACCATTTTGCAGATCGTATATACAGACCGTATCTGTTGGCAGAGAAGTTAAAATCTCAGGGTATCGAATGTTACGATGGGGCACATGGAAGAGAACGTTATCAGTTAAGATACTATGGCATACCATCCTGTTCGAAGAAAACGACGCAATACCCCTAAGAACTGTTTCTAAAATACACAATATTTTTTTTATACTTATAGTTTATATTACTTTTACGAAAGTTAAATTTATCTAATGCTAGACTATTACGAACTAAATTAAAGGAGAACTCGATGGCTCAAAAGGCGATTAGAGAGTATGACGCAAAGTCAATTCTAGCAAAACATTGGGATAAGTATTTCCCAGATTTTACTTATGCATATCAAACAGTAATGGTTCAGAACGGATCAGAACTAGCAGAAGCTGCAAAAGCAAACCCATGGTTGAACGAAAAGGCATTGGTTGCAAAACCGGATATGCTTTTTGGTAAAAGAGGTAAAAATAATTTAGTACTTTTCAAAGATGCTAAGCCAGGTGATGTTTCATTAGAAAAAGCGATCAGCTGGATCGATGAAAAATCAAGCAGTGAGCAATCAGTGTATTTCTCATTTGACGGTGACACACCTACAGGGGAACCATCGGTTGATATGTTGACTCACTTTATTGTTGAGCCGTTTACTCCACACTCACAAGAAGAAGAGTATTATATCTCTGCTACATGTGTAGGTGATGACGATATGCTTTATATGTCTGCTGAAGGTGGAATGGAAGTTGAAGAGGGTTGGGAAGAGAAAGTAACAGAAGTTGCTTTCAAGATCACTGATACTGAAGAAGAGATCGCTGAGAGAATCAGAGCAAATGTACCTGCGGATGTTGCAGACAAAGATAAAGCAGCCTTTGCTGAATTTGCGATCGGTTTCTTCAGAGCATACAGAGAGTTAAACTTCGCATACCTTGAAATCAACCCGTTCGTCATGCAAGGTAACAAGATCGAGCTTCTTGATATGGTTGCGAAACTGGATGATACTGCCGGATTCATGATGGTAGATCAGTGGGGTGACGTTGAGTACCCGACTGCATTCGGTATGGAAGAGAAATCTCCGGAAGTATTGGCAGTTGAAGAAGCGGATGCTAAAACAGGTGCATCACTTAAATTAACACTCTTAAAACCAGAAGCTAGAATATGGACAATGGTTGCCGGTGGTGGTGCTTCAGTGGTTTACGCTGATACGATCGCTGACCTTGCAGGTATCGATGACCTTGCAAACTATGGTGAATACTCAGGTGGACCGACAACAGGTGAGACTAAATTCTATGCAGAGACACTTTTTGATCTTATGACAAGAGAAAAAGATGCGCAGGGTAGAGATAAGATCCTTATCATCGGTGGTGCGATCGCTAACTTTACAGATGTTGCGAAAACATTTACAGGTATCATCCAGGCATTTGAAGAGTATGCAGATAAACTAAAAGAAGTGGGTGTGAAGATCTATGTTAGACGTGGCGGACCAAACTACGAAAAAGGTCTTAAAGATATTAAAGAAGCAGCAGATAGACTTGGTCTATGGATCGATGTATACGGACCAGAGACACACGTAACTGATATCGTTAGAATGGCAGTAGAGGCATAAGGAGAGAAGATGGCACAATTATTTACTAGAGATACACAGGCTATTTTTTGGAACAATAACAAAACAGCGATCCAAAGAATGTTAGACTATGATTACACGATCAAAAGAGAAAAACCTTCAGTAGCAGCGATCGTTGCTCCAACAGCATCTGGAAAATTTGAGAAATTCTTCTATGGTGCAGACGAGGTGATGATCCCTACATTTAAAAGTACTGCAGAAGCAAAAGCAGCTCAGCCGCAAGCTGACGTGCTTTTGAACTTTGCATCATTCAGAACAGCTTATGATGTAACAATGGAAGCATTACACATTGGTGGATTTAAAACGATTATGATCACAGCAGAGGGTATTCCTGAGAGACTTGCACGTGGTATGAATCAAGCTGCACGTGATGCAGGTGTTACGGTTATCGGGCCTGCTACAGTTGGTGGTATCGTTCCTGGTGCATTCAAGATCGCTAACGTGGGTGGTACGATCGAGAACATCGTGAATTCTAAACTTCACAGAGCAGGTTCATGTGGCCTTGTCACAAGATCAGGTGGTCTTTTCAACGAGCTTTCCAACATCATTGCTATCAATGCTGATGGTATCGCAGAAGGTGTAGCGATCGGTGGAGACAGATTCGTTGGTTCAGTATTTATCGATAACCTTCTTAGAATGGAAGAGAATCCAAATGTAAAATACATGATCCTTCTTGGTGAAGTGGGTGGTACAGAAGAGTACAAAGTGATCGATGCGGTTAAATCAGGTAAGATCACAAAACCGATCATCGCATGGTGTATCGGTACGATCGCTAAGTACTATGATTCAGGTGTTCAGTTCGGTCATGCAGGTGCATCTGCGAATGCTGAACGTGAAACAGCTGAAGCGAAGAACAAAGCGATGGCAGAAGCGGGTATTCATGTACCTGCAATATTCAATGACCTTCCTGCAAAGATCAAAGAAGTATTTGAATCTCTTAACATCCCAGCGATCCCTGAGCCAGAGATCAATGTGGTTCCAAAGGTAAGAAGAAGCAAACAGTTCATCTGTACTATTTCTGATGACAGAGGTGATGAAGCGACATACGCTGGATTCCCGATCTCTTCCGTAGCAACTCCTGATACTGGTAAAGGTATCGGTGATGTTGTATCACTACTATGGTTCAAAAAACAGTATCCGAAATGGGCGACTGACTTTATCGAGACTGTCATGAAAACGGTTGCGGATCACGGTCCGGCAGTATCTGGTGCACACAATGCTAAAGTCACTGCAAGAGCAGGTAAGTCTGTTGTTGAAGCACTTGTAACGGGTCTTCTTACGATCGGTCCAAGATTCGGTGGTGCGATCGATGGTGCAGCGCAGTACTTCAAGCATGCAGATGACAATAACATGTCTCCAAAAGAGTTCTTGAACTATATGAAAGGTGAGGGTGTACCAATTCCAGGAATCGGTCACAGAATCAAATCTCTTAAAAACCCTGACTTGCGTGTGAAAGGTTTGATGGACTATGCAGCAGCGAATTTCCCTGCAACACCGCTTCTTGACTATGCAAGAACAGTTGAAGCATTGACAACATCTAAAAAAGAGAACCTTATCCTTAACGTTGACGGTACTATCGGTATCCTTATGGTTGACATGTGGAGAGCGC encodes the following:
- a CDS encoding nucleotidyltransferase, translated to MNTLETQIEELLYNKAADFEIAKVLKKDIKIYFDTLEETFATSGGKDFLVKHTKKIDSILKMIYKVATRDMFGDYLPMKNSIPLGLVALGSYGREQLCVHSDIDLMLVYKDIPAYNVKEIIQKILYILWDTGLKLGHRVHTIDELYEVSKTDITIKTALIESRMIEGSIFIWTETQNAITQIRHDNIKTFIQLKLEERELQHRRFPLTMEPNLKDGSGGFRDANLVFWIGKILYNVDNIKNLPESVVEEKEYRNFRVALEFLFRVRSALHLVSHKKEDQLRLELIPEIAGLLGYKKGLKGQMKCARKVTESLKIIRLYSMIWLNILTQDYVTDNPEKNYLYPKKGKQNFKALLQQLSAHAKKPFYAHPTFIQKLISSEKPERPDEALYQTIKSIFHQPYSHSILKVLSYARLLGYTIPPIKKAIDLPQFDGYHQFAVDIHSIRCMYHLEHIEDPFIKKLFEALSTEEQVMLKIVTFLHDAGKGRERDHHAVGASLFKVFAEKLHLDPVHIAMGETLILYHTLMSKVAQREDIYNEKTVVHFASHFQTKKLLDLIYILTYADMNGVGKDIYNSFNARLIRILYEQSLEILDNKTMLDEAAKRLKKEQTLKRNAAFKTFTPIQQKKVLQIPSDLLFLRYTPQKIVSITQKAFQTEDYTFKISNINYLTIEVTRRKPFNISYLLGKLSALGVVHMDICKLFDDLKYFKIDFATKVNAEEMPRLKEILHDSFDETKKSTLTVPDIEKNELQIDCEHSKTYAVMYLHCKDQKGLLAYIINLFDEMGIDIATAKIHTLKSRVRDMFLIEKNGKFCHNVDTIIDKLTGKQ
- the mqnE gene encoding aminofutalosine synthase MqnE, with protein sequence MDLIQKVRNKERLTQEEGEALYDLDLYTLGELADEIRREKYGNKSYFNINRHINPTNVCADICKFCAYSASRKNPNQYTMTHEQILDIVKNSVQNGAKEMHIVSAHNPNDGVEWYMGAFRKIKEAFPELHVKAMTAAEVDFLTREYGYSYDEVLDMMIENGVDSMPGGGAEIFDEEVREYLCKGKVTSDQWIEIHQKWHERGRESNATMLFGHVETRAHRIDHMIRLRDLQDKTGGFNAFIPLVYQRDNNFLKVTDFPTGQEILKTYAISRIMLDNIPHIKAYWVTASVNLALIAQEFGCDDLDGTIEKESIQSAAGAQSSHGMDLNDFVALIKNSGFQPIERDSLYHELKAY
- a CDS encoding phosphoribosyltransferase, translating into MEKRYYPYEDFVADTRSLAEKIDWKFDTIIPIARGGLSLGHLLGEYYDIREVYSINTIGYEDTVKLDQVKVLNLPELSGAKNVLIVDDIVDSGDTLIEVLKVLHQAYPDVNFKTASLFYKKSAKIAPDWSVQEADRWIEFFWSVDLNRKK
- a CDS encoding aminodeoxychorismate/anthranilate synthase component II; the protein is MVLMIDNYDSFTYNVVQYCRELGADLKVIRNDEMTIDEIKALHPDKIILSPGPSTPDDAGVTLDVIREFADTTPIFGICLGHQSIAQAFGGDVIRAKNMMHGKTSQIVVDEDTPIFKDLPHEFRATRYHSLTVKKETLPDRVIATSHSKDDGEIMSLQIKDRPIYGVQFHPESIMSEYGHEMLDNFLKL
- a CDS encoding ATP citrate lyase citrate-binding domain-containing protein, with the protein product MAQKAIREYDAKSILAKHWDKYFPDFTYAYQTVMVQNGSELAEAAKANPWLNEKALVAKPDMLFGKRGKNNLVLFKDAKPGDVSLEKAISWIDEKSSSEQSVYFSFDGDTPTGEPSVDMLTHFIVEPFTPHSQEEEYYISATCVGDDDMLYMSAEGGMEVEEGWEEKVTEVAFKITDTEEEIAERIRANVPADVADKDKAAFAEFAIGFFRAYRELNFAYLEINPFVMQGNKIELLDMVAKLDDTAGFMMVDQWGDVEYPTAFGMEEKSPEVLAVEEADAKTGASLKLTLLKPEARIWTMVAGGGASVVYADTIADLAGIDDLANYGEYSGGPTTGETKFYAETLFDLMTREKDAQGRDKILIIGGAIANFTDVAKTFTGIIQAFEEYADKLKEVGVKIYVRRGGPNYEKGLKDIKEAADRLGLWIDVYGPETHVTDIVRMAVEA
- a CDS encoding citrate/2-methylcitrate synthase; the encoded protein is MAQLFTRDTQAIFWNNNKTAIQRMLDYDYTIKREKPSVAAIVAPTASGKFEKFFYGADEVMIPTFKSTAEAKAAQPQADVLLNFASFRTAYDVTMEALHIGGFKTIMITAEGIPERLARGMNQAARDAGVTVIGPATVGGIVPGAFKIANVGGTIENIVNSKLHRAGSCGLVTRSGGLFNELSNIIAINADGIAEGVAIGGDRFVGSVFIDNLLRMEENPNVKYMILLGEVGGTEEYKVIDAVKSGKITKPIIAWCIGTIAKYYDSGVQFGHAGASANAERETAEAKNKAMAEAGIHVPAIFNDLPAKIKEVFESLNIPAIPEPEINVVPKVRRSKQFICTISDDRGDEATYAGFPISSVATPDTGKGIGDVVSLLWFKKQYPKWATDFIETVMKTVADHGPAVSGAHNAKVTARAGKSVVEALVTGLLTIGPRFGGAIDGAAQYFKHADDNNMSPKEFLNYMKGEGVPIPGIGHRIKSLKNPDLRVKGLMDYAAANFPATPLLDYARTVEALTTSKKENLILNVDGTIGILMVDMWRALGYSEEEINEFIASGTLNAFFIVGRSIGFIGHILDEKRLAMPMYRHPMDDILYDVPVAEKI